From the Bacteroidia bacterium genome, one window contains:
- a CDS encoding T9SS type A sorting domain-containing protein — MRKLLPLVLFFTFGAVHSHAQNRPDVLIVTQPDPTSCCYELRLENRHTPQSMLDQLALRIITPGVRFQPGAPGPWPAIESDTLLIFGESGVQLPPGEAADGFIMCIDLPQGSNGAFRVEWTTAYANTVKTKDTLDIICTGRPPDIDSLLVVGITTPNQPDESCAFELTIRNRHEPPGPLNGLQLTLLTPGATFVGTPSGPWGGGITDPTTLEFQSDDIPVASGGQLGGFRVFIRPPGGTTGSIAMRYTTALNGGKLTEDIVMFACTPKVASRCDSFSVRQGSNCALTLSVFNTHRPQSNLDAVRVTVLTPGASIQMASPTVGWNILSQTAGTVTFKKNTGVVAPNDSAIGFLLRFNPSSTGLVRLSLCSMLQNQTVCCDTAQLQCDPPPPSTCDSVFAVRTRGGCVYDFGFVNKHQPASNVNTFRLKLETPGAVMLDATAPSGWNIELQSPTEITFRDTTGMIAPSGKQSGFLLSLQPGSFGNQVLYQWCTSLDGNDECCEFNAVTCEQIQPRCDSLAIAPSGEYCTYRIDVANLHVPESDFDGIRISLRDPATVLIDASAPQGWDMESLTDATVLFRKVNGTILTGEKAEGFVLSLVPSAISTRIAMDWCTLLDDRTLCCDTLSAFCAIQPVAPDRVDIRTDTTSPCCFEFLVDNQHLPRSPLTSFTAEVITDDVTLYASTIRSPDLWTPVSNDRKVTWRSTSSEISPGQRLQGFVVCYDNDATANADFEVVWNTVSNGLIVSHDTVTVKCDQTLSAERHSFPLPDRVFLYQNYPNPFNPSTTIRFELPVATEVELTLYDTHGRQLMDLGSARYEAGSWSVRVDASHLPSGTYFYRLRAASTVQTRSMLLLR, encoded by the coding sequence ATGAGAAAGCTGCTCCCACTCGTTCTGTTCTTCACCTTCGGTGCTGTCCACAGCCATGCACAGAACAGACCGGATGTGCTTATCGTTACGCAACCGGACCCAACATCGTGTTGCTACGAGCTTCGTCTTGAGAACAGACACACACCCCAATCCATGCTCGATCAACTCGCGCTGCGCATCATTACTCCGGGTGTCCGTTTTCAACCCGGAGCGCCCGGACCCTGGCCTGCGATCGAAAGCGACACACTCCTCATCTTCGGAGAGAGCGGCGTCCAGCTCCCTCCCGGCGAAGCAGCTGACGGATTCATCATGTGTATCGATTTACCACAGGGATCAAATGGTGCTTTCCGCGTTGAGTGGACGACTGCGTATGCCAATACGGTCAAGACCAAAGATACGCTGGACATTATTTGTACAGGCAGACCCCCGGACATCGACAGTCTGCTGGTCGTCGGTATAACGACACCGAATCAGCCGGATGAGTCCTGCGCTTTCGAATTGACGATACGCAACAGGCATGAACCTCCCGGACCATTGAACGGCCTGCAACTCACACTGCTGACGCCGGGAGCGACCTTTGTCGGTACTCCTTCGGGGCCTTGGGGCGGTGGCATTACGGATCCGACAACACTGGAATTCCAGTCGGATGATATACCAGTGGCCAGTGGAGGACAGTTGGGCGGATTTCGGGTTTTCATACGGCCACCGGGCGGTACCACTGGGAGCATTGCAATGCGCTACACCACCGCCCTGAATGGTGGGAAGCTCACCGAAGACATTGTCATGTTCGCCTGCACCCCCAAGGTGGCATCACGGTGCGACAGCTTCTCTGTTCGCCAGGGCAGCAATTGCGCTCTGACGCTTTCCGTTTTCAATACCCACCGTCCGCAATCCAATCTCGATGCGGTGCGCGTAACCGTGTTGACGCCGGGCGCCAGCATTCAAATGGCTAGTCCCACTGTGGGTTGGAACATCCTGTCGCAGACAGCGGGTACAGTCACCTTCAAGAAAAATACCGGCGTCGTGGCACCCAACGATTCCGCCATCGGTTTCCTCTTGCGCTTCAATCCATCGTCAACCGGCTTGGTACGGCTCTCTCTGTGCTCCATGCTTCAGAATCAGACAGTATGTTGCGACACGGCGCAATTGCAATGCGATCCTCCTCCCCCATCCACTTGTGATTCGGTATTTGCCGTCAGAACCAGGGGCGGGTGCGTGTACGATTTCGGTTTTGTCAACAAGCATCAACCCGCATCGAATGTGAACACCTTCCGGCTCAAACTGGAAACGCCGGGTGCCGTCATGCTGGATGCGACTGCTCCTTCCGGTTGGAACATCGAACTTCAGAGCCCGACCGAGATCACTTTCCGAGATACAACAGGAATGATCGCTCCTTCCGGTAAACAGAGCGGGTTTTTGCTCTCTCTCCAGCCCGGCAGCTTCGGAAATCAAGTATTGTACCAATGGTGCACTTCTCTCGACGGCAATGACGAATGCTGCGAGTTCAATGCGGTTACCTGCGAGCAAATTCAACCTAGGTGTGATTCTCTCGCTATAGCACCATCCGGTGAGTATTGCACGTATCGGATCGACGTGGCGAATCTCCACGTCCCGGAGTCGGATTTCGACGGGATACGAATCTCTCTCCGCGATCCAGCCACGGTGCTGATCGACGCTTCGGCACCCCAAGGTTGGGACATGGAAAGTCTGACGGATGCCACAGTGCTTTTTCGCAAAGTAAACGGCACTATCCTTACCGGTGAGAAAGCAGAAGGATTTGTTCTCTCTCTCGTCCCATCCGCAATTTCCACGCGCATCGCGATGGATTGGTGCACACTGCTTGACGACCGCACATTGTGCTGCGATACTCTCAGCGCGTTTTGCGCCATTCAACCGGTAGCACCGGACCGCGTCGACATACGCACAGACACCACCAGTCCGTGCTGTTTTGAATTTCTGGTGGATAATCAGCATTTGCCGAGGAGTCCGCTGACTTCGTTCACGGCAGAAGTTATTACAGACGATGTCACGCTCTACGCGAGCACCATACGATCCCCGGATCTTTGGACACCTGTTTCGAACGACAGAAAGGTTACCTGGAGGAGTACGTCGAGCGAAATTTCTCCTGGTCAGCGGCTGCAAGGCTTTGTGGTGTGCTACGACAACGACGCGACAGCAAACGCGGATTTCGAGGTAGTCTGGAATACGGTGAGTAACGGTCTGATTGTCAGCCACGATACGGTAACAGTCAAATGCGATCAGACTCTATCCGCAGAGCGGCATTCGTTCCCACTGCCTGATCGGGTATTCCTGTATCAGAATTATCCGAACCCATTTAATCCTTCAACCACCATCCGCTTCGAACTCCCTGTTGCGACCGAAGTGGAACTGACGCTGTATGACACGCATGGACGTCAGTTGATGGATCTGGGAAGCGCCAGGTACGAAGCGGGCAGCTGGTCCGTCCGCGTTGATGCTTCCCATCTCCCAAGCGGGACGTATTTCTACCGGCTACGCGCGGCATCGACTGTGCAAACGCGTTCGATGTTGTTGCTCCGTTGA
- a CDS encoding OmpA family protein, whose product MKRYLRRFGASLLLASALLLTSCSLSSDLTKMEDKDDYVAYIKKWAPSEDAFLAVQRLAKPALDAQDWEAAIAVFEQYRSAFPLMAGRFDKIISLLREPSYNVELRNLRGLNTEWNEIKPSVTVDGSRLYFASDREGGFGNLDIYVSDFENDEWSEPVNIGERINTKEHETINGISFDGTKILVYGGFAGHLGNGDNYYFEKTARGWSNIIHFPPLVNSKFYDSDAFMTADGFAVLFTSDREGVTGDRVPKNTPFHGGLNGNTDIFVSVRRGTYWQPPINLGPAINTPYAERSAFLHPDGKTLYFSSDGHPGLGKLDVFKSIRLREDSWTEWSIPVNLGKDVNTSEDDWGYKITPDGRYAFYAASNRPGSAGQNDLYMITLPRAARPESPVATLSGNILDDNGNPIGADIMVQRLSDGKVVGTGQSDPETGRFMLSVPEGDNIALFVEKEGYYPDAKNLDLSKGSLAEAGDRNGDGRNGDGQNGDGRNGDGRNGDGQNGDGRNGDGRNGDGRNGDGRNGDGRNGDGRNGDGQNGDGRNGDGRNGDGRNGDGQNGDGRNGDGRNGDGQNGDGRNGDGQNGDGRNGDGRNGDGRNGDGQNGDGRNGDGRNGDGRNGDGRNGDGRNRDGRDGSGRSFSFNFDLKSVESMRSKRDKWGDLLAQGLNNIFFDFNKWDLRPESYFEIDRLLRFLELHPDLRIVIAAHTDDIGTEDYNFDLSNKRARSVMDYLIRKNIDRSRLEFLGYGESRPAVPNDSEENRAKNRRVEFRLAETD is encoded by the coding sequence ATGAAACGCTATCTTCGACGCTTCGGCGCCTCGCTGCTTCTCGCTTCCGCCTTGCTCCTGACCTCCTGCTCTCTTTCGAGCGACCTGACAAAAATGGAGGACAAGGATGATTACGTCGCGTACATAAAAAAATGGGCACCATCGGAGGACGCGTTTCTGGCGGTACAACGTCTGGCGAAACCCGCACTCGACGCTCAGGATTGGGAGGCCGCCATTGCCGTCTTCGAACAATACCGCAGCGCCTTTCCTCTTATGGCTGGCCGCTTCGATAAAATCATTTCCTTGCTTCGGGAGCCATCCTACAATGTCGAATTACGCAACCTGCGTGGGCTCAATACGGAATGGAATGAGATCAAACCCTCCGTCACGGTGGATGGTTCGCGCTTGTACTTCGCCAGCGACCGAGAAGGTGGATTCGGGAATCTGGACATATACGTGTCGGATTTCGAAAACGACGAGTGGTCGGAACCGGTCAATATCGGTGAGCGCATCAACACGAAGGAACACGAAACGATCAATGGTATTTCCTTTGACGGAACGAAAATCCTCGTGTACGGTGGTTTCGCCGGTCATCTAGGAAATGGCGACAATTATTATTTCGAAAAAACTGCCCGCGGCTGGTCCAACATCATCCATTTCCCTCCTCTTGTCAACAGCAAATTCTATGACTCCGATGCGTTCATGACTGCGGATGGCTTTGCGGTTCTGTTCACATCGGATCGCGAGGGCGTAACGGGCGACCGCGTCCCAAAGAATACACCCTTTCACGGCGGACTCAACGGTAACACCGACATTTTCGTATCGGTGCGGCGCGGTACATACTGGCAGCCACCCATCAATCTCGGACCGGCAATAAACACCCCGTATGCGGAGCGCTCCGCCTTCCTGCATCCTGACGGAAAAACGCTCTATTTTTCCTCGGACGGCCATCCCGGTCTTGGAAAGCTCGATGTGTTTAAATCCATCCGACTACGCGAAGATTCCTGGACAGAATGGAGTATACCCGTCAATCTCGGAAAGGATGTGAACACTTCCGAAGATGACTGGGGATACAAAATTACTCCCGATGGCAGGTATGCGTTTTATGCCGCATCCAATCGTCCCGGGAGTGCTGGTCAGAACGATCTGTACATGATCACTCTGCCGCGTGCAGCGCGTCCGGAAAGTCCTGTCGCCACGCTTTCCGGTAATATCCTTGACGACAATGGCAATCCCATCGGTGCCGACATCATGGTGCAGAGGTTGTCGGACGGCAAGGTGGTCGGTACCGGACAGAGCGACCCGGAAACGGGACGCTTCATGCTTTCGGTTCCCGAAGGAGACAATATCGCCCTTTTCGTTGAAAAAGAGGGCTATTATCCGGATGCGAAGAACCTTGATTTGAGTAAAGGAAGCCTTGCCGAAGCCGGTGATCGCAACGGCGACGGTCGTAACGGCGACGGTCAGAATGGTGATGGTCGGAATGGTGATGGTCGTAACGGCGACGGTCAGAATGGTGATGGCCGGAACGGCGACGGCCGGAATGGTGATGGTCGGAACGGCGACGGCCGGAATGGCGATGGTCGGAATGGCGATGGCCGTAACGGCGACGGTCAGAATGGAGATGGCCGGAACGGCGACGGTCGGAATGGCGATGGCCGTAACGGCGACGGTCAGAATGGAGATGGCCGGAATGGCGATGGTCGTAACGGCGACGGTCAGAATGGCGATGGCCGTAACGGCGACGGTCAGAATGGAGATGGTCGGAATGGAGATGGCCGGAATGGCGACGGTCGTAACGGCGACGGTCAGAATGGTGATGGTCGGAATGGCGATGGTCGGAATGGTGATGGCCGGAATGGCGATGGCCGGAATGGCGATGGCCGTAACCGAGACGGCCGAGACGGCAGCGGGCGCAGTTTTTCGTTCAATTTCGACCTGAAGTCCGTCGAGAGCATGAGGAGCAAACGTGACAAATGGGGTGATTTGCTGGCTCAAGGACTGAACAACATTTTCTTCGATTTCAACAAATGGGATCTCAGACCAGAATCCTATTTTGAGATAGATCGGCTGCTACGTTTCCTTGAGCTCCACCCTGATCTGCGCATCGTCATAGCAGCACATACCGACGACATTGGGACGGAGGATTACAACTTCGATTTGTCCAATAAACGCGCCCGCTCGGTGATGGACTATCTCATTCGCAAGAACATTGACAGGAGTCGATTGGAATTCCTCGGCTATGGCGAGTCGAGACCAGCCGTCCCGAATGATTCCGAGGAAAACAGGGCGAAGAATCGCCGGGTTGAATTTCGTCTGGCTGAAACCGACTAA